From a single Schistosoma mansoni strain Puerto Rico chromosome 4, complete genome genomic region:
- a CDS encoding putative cyclin-dependent kinase 5 activator, which yields MGTVLSTFSNEDSSQYPVHTPRRPLSDAHKTKEFRCYIPSTPHNRPYDEYIDQHQSINKNLNFDQNGEALTIQREYEYITGNRCTESDKTLNPANMFSLKRFLFFGLSRKTKMSVSNGIIPSLRTPDDRIHRLSVKSDGKNAVYGRGDQRKVLVNSTIETPVFYCHQQQEHLEEDSTKLVNNIRNIQLDNLQFNPISSSSYCDTSIPKEVSQFETLGITRNSYHFESRDIMNDTVSQEYRSSGQNSLTDFKSVYRKDFIIHHDTTTNNEQNKQLSEPNSRLRHRYSHCLSTEFSRKCCVTHHHNNGNIGNTMPYTPSLVDLRWVARSKGSNIKHSNEQLYVSNSPYSPIENNSTVQSCQNNSDYFHIPTSTISENLSKQFSTFNDNASPVDTYPREYHHPHPTHHNYQQYPNNQLIVEQISRNVTDTSPSTRSCSFDMHFPLYNHHNNQSNKRNSSLCTVKDNCASIHMPLATSTLSENSSNLSCVHNCLSAQTFGILDNNTQHNYQKETKKTEEQLSSKLDRRLTEFDIGLTNPSSPIHVQRKVSVMGFDKYRKITKSISCYALKLFTHHNNNNLCQQKYQKGSGESTIMTKSFFRTSNINYDRKMSKLRSDRKMSDRMKKNSSTRDTGELKRYNQQFEQYCIKCFNDRKSTGKVDGIYGMFENHKFDKYYNMKHLNHDNRSYYETSMFQTSWRRGEMKKDQHQSGSGKSMNNISNTNTTSHVYNLFRQPIFKASTSELLKCLSIFIVARIQMNLLENSNRLRNSDLHGIQPAIIVTWIRAIDRALLLQGWSEVAFINPTHVVFLYMMLRNFIQNGDIHTERELHTIIMACLYLAYSYAGNEISYPLRPFLIAEANQFVAHSEGGNKKLLSSTMHMFTSSSSSSATSSTIITTTTGIESCLKSKVIDEVRNRFWQYVIRIVNEKSSEMLRINAEPVLFTQMFKELTLYDNIVIAMKLFSNRNYNINDNNNN from the exons ATGGGAACCGTACTTTCAACATTTTccaatgaagattcatcacaATATCCAGTACATACACCTAGAAGACCATTAAGTGATGCCCATAAAACAAAGGAATTTAGGTGTTATATTCCATCTACACCACATAATAGACCTTATGATGAATACATTGATCaacatcaatcaataaataaaaatttgaattttgaCCAAAATGGTGAAGCTTTAACAATACAAAgggaatatgaatatattacTGGAAATCGTTGTACAGAATCGGATAAAACTCTCAACCCTGCAAATATGTTTAGCTTAAAACGATTCTTATTCTTTGGTTTATCACGTAAGACAAAAATGTCAGTTAGTAACGGGATAATTCCAAGTTTAAGAACCCCAGATGACCGAATCCACAGACTATCTGTTAAATCTGATGGAAAGAATGCTGTTTACGGTCGTGGTGATCAAAGGAAAGTTTTAGTTAATTCAACGATTGAAACCCCGGTATTTTACTGTCACCAACAACAGGAACATCTTGAAGAAGATTCAACAAAGTTAGTTAATAATATACGGAATATTCAATTAGACAATCTCCAATTCAATCCTATATCTTCCTCATCCTATTGTGATACATCAATTCCAAAAGAAGTTTCTCAATTTGAAACTTTAGGAATAACACGAAATTCTTATCATTTTGAATCCAGAGATATTATGAATGACACTGTTAGCCAGGAGTACCGTTCATCTGGTCAAAACTCCCTAACAGACTTTAAATCAGTTTATCGGAAAGATTTTATAATTCACcatgatactactactaataatgagcaaaataaacaattatctgAACCCAATTCACGATTGAGACATCGTTATTCGCACTGTTTATCTACAGAGTTTAGTCGAAAATGCTGCGTTACACACCATCATAACAATGGTAATATTGGTAATACTATGCCATATACACCTAGCCTTGTTGATTTAAGGTGGGTTGCAAGATCTAAAGGTTCAAATATCAAACATTCAAACGAACAGCTTTATGTAAGTAATTCACCTTATTCACCTATAGAAAATAACTCTACTGTGCAAAGTTGTCAGAATAATAGTGATTACTTTCATATACCTACATCTACAATATCAGAAAATTTGTCTAAACAGTTTTCAACATTCAACGATAACGCATCTCCAGTGGACACTTATCCAAGAGAATATCACCATCCTCATCCCACACATCATAACTATCAACAATATCCAAATAACCAATTGATAGTAGAACAGATTTCACGGAATGTCACTGATACTTCACCAAGTACACGTAGTTGTTCGTTCGATATGCATTTTCCCCTATACaatcatcataataatcaatcaaataaaCGTAACTCCTCTTTGTGTACTGTTAAAGATAATTGTGCCTCAATTCATATGCCACTGGCTACTTCTACACTCTCTGAAAATAGTTCTAATTTATCTTGTGTACATAACTGTTTATCAGCTCAAACGTTTGGAATTCTTGACAATAATACACAACACAACTATCAAaaggaaacaaaaaaaactgaaGAACAATTATCCAGTAAATTAGACAGACGTTTAACTGAATTTGATATTGGTCTAACAAATCCATCATCTCCTATTCATGTACAACGTAAAGTCAGTGTAATGGGATTTGATAAATATCgaaaaattacaaaatcaaTATCATGTTATGCTTTAAAACTTTTCACTcatcataataacaataatctatgtcaacaaaaatatcaaaaaggTTCTGGTGAATCAACCATAATGACCAAATCATTTTTTCGAACAAGTAACATAAATTATGATCGAAAAATGTCTAAATTACGTTCGGATAGAAAGATGAGTGATCGTATGAAAAAAAACTCTTCCACTAGAGATACTGGAGAATTAAAAAGATATAATCAACAGTTTGAACAAT ATtgcattaaatgttttaatgATCGAAAAAGTACTGGGAAAGTAGATGGAATTTATGGAATGTTTGAAAATCATAAATTTGATAAATACTATAATATGAAACATCTTAATCATGATAATCGTTCTTATTATGAGACATCTATGTTTCAAACAAGTTGGAGACGTGGTGAAATGAAAAAAGATCAACATCAGTCAGGAAGTGGAAAGTCTATGAATAATATTTCTAATACTAATACAACGTCTcatgtttataatttatttcgTCAACCAATATTTAAAGCAAGTACAAGTGaattattaaaatgtttatcCATTTTTATTGTTGCACGTatacaaatgaatttattagaAAATTCAAATCGTTTACGTAATTCTGATTTACATGGTATTCAACCAGCAATCATTGTTACATGGATTCGAGCTATTGATCGTGCACTTCTATTACAAGGTTGGTCTGAAGTAGCATTCATTAATCCAACTCATGTTGTATTTTTATATATGATGTTAAGAAATTTTATACAAAATGGTGATATACATACAGAACGTGAATTGCATACAATTATTATGGCATGTCTATACTTAGCTTATTCATATGCTGGTAATGAAATCAGTTATCCATTAAGACCATTTCTTATTGCTGAAGCAAATCAATTTGTAGCTCATTCAGAAGGtggaaataaaaaattattatcaagTACAATGCACATgttcacatcatcatcatcatcatcagcaacaTCATCAACAATAATCACAACAACAACGGGCATAGAAAGTTGTTTAAAATCAAAAGTAATTGATGAAGTAAGAAATCGTTTTTGGCAATATGTTATACGTATAGTAAATGAAAAATCATCTGAAATGCTTCGTATTAATGCTGAACCAGTATTGTTTACACAAATGTTTAAAGAATTAACTTTATATGATAATATTGTTATTGCTATGAAATTATTCTCAAATCGTAATTACAATatcaacgataataataataactaa